From Thalassotalea euphylliae, the proteins below share one genomic window:
- the putP gene encoding sodium/proline symporter PutP, which produces MTTSLPTLVTFIGYLLAILSIGFIAYRATDTLSDYILGGRQLGPAVTALSVGASDMSGWLLLGLPGAIYLSGASEVWIGVGLVIGAFCNWLIVAPRLRQFTANANDSLTLPEFFENRFNDKSHILRFISALTILLFFTFYVSSGLVGGAILFEKVFGLDYTQALVVGALVIVTYTFLGGFLAVSWTDFFQGCLMLIALIFLPIAAISALGGLEQTTTAIAAINPDYDNLFKNFTWLGFISLMAWGLGYFGQPHILSRFMAIRSTSDIPTSRNIAMVWMVVSLAGALAVGLVGLAYFADQPLENPETVFLQLASAVLNPWLAGLLIAAILSAIMSTIDSQLLVCSSVIVEDFYKHISKRDASEKELVWLSRLSLAVIAIISTLIATNPESSVLDLVSYAWAGFGAAFGPTVILALFWSKFNKFGAIAAIASGAITVVVWKQLSGGIFDLYEIVPGFIVAFVAGFIVSRLIDSNNTEPEQIFNQLQQE; this is translated from the coding sequence ATGACAACATCCCTTCCCACCCTTGTCACCTTTATCGGTTACTTACTAGCCATACTTTCCATCGGCTTCATTGCCTATCGCGCAACAGACACCTTGAGTGATTACATTCTTGGCGGACGCCAGTTAGGGCCAGCCGTTACCGCGCTAAGCGTAGGGGCATCGGATATGAGTGGCTGGCTATTGCTTGGCCTACCCGGCGCTATTTACCTCTCGGGTGCCAGTGAAGTTTGGATTGGTGTTGGCTTGGTGATTGGTGCTTTTTGTAACTGGCTTATTGTCGCCCCTCGCCTGCGACAGTTCACCGCCAACGCCAATGATTCCCTAACATTGCCTGAGTTTTTCGAGAATCGATTCAACGACAAATCACATATTTTGCGCTTTATCTCTGCCCTCACCATTCTTTTGTTTTTTACCTTTTACGTATCATCAGGCTTAGTTGGCGGCGCCATTTTATTTGAAAAAGTGTTTGGACTTGATTACACGCAAGCACTAGTGGTTGGTGCATTAGTGATTGTTACTTACACTTTTCTCGGCGGCTTTTTAGCAGTCAGCTGGACTGACTTTTTCCAAGGGTGCTTGATGTTGATCGCCCTTATTTTCCTGCCGATTGCCGCCATCAGTGCGCTCGGCGGGCTAGAGCAAACAACAACAGCCATTGCAGCCATTAACCCCGATTACGACAATTTATTTAAAAACTTTACCTGGTTAGGCTTTATTTCATTGATGGCTTGGGGATTAGGTTATTTTGGCCAGCCACACATTCTCAGCCGCTTTATGGCAATTCGCTCGACAAGCGACATCCCGACATCGCGTAACATTGCCATGGTTTGGATGGTCGTTTCACTTGCTGGCGCACTAGCCGTTGGTCTAGTTGGCCTTGCTTATTTTGCCGACCAGCCACTGGAAAATCCTGAAACCGTATTTTTACAGCTCGCCTCTGCCGTGTTAAACCCTTGGCTGGCAGGTTTACTTATCGCCGCCATTTTATCGGCGATCATGAGTACCATCGATTCACAATTACTGGTGTGCTCAAGCGTCATTGTGGAAGATTTTTACAAACACATCAGCAAGCGTGACGCCAGCGAAAAAGAGCTGGTTTGGCTGTCGCGCCTGTCACTTGCGGTAATCGCGATTATTTCGACCTTGATTGCGACAAATCCAGAAAGTAGCGTGCTTGATTTAGTGAGCTATGCTTGGGCAGGCTTTGGGGCAGCATTTGGGCCAACGGTCATACTGGCCTTGTTTTGGTCTAAATTTAATAAGTTTGGCGCTATTGCCGCCATTGCCAGCGGTGCCATCACAGTGGTGGTATGGAAGCAACTGAGCGGCGGTATATTCGACTTATACGAAATCGTGCCGGGCTTTATCGTTGCTTTTGTTGCTGGTTTTATTGTTAGTCGCTTAATCGACTCAAATAACACCGAGCCTGAGCAAATATTTAATCAATTGCAACAGGAGTAG
- a CDS encoding DUF3379 family protein, with protein sequence MDDLQFRRHLYAAPNSQDPEFLAAKQADESRAQFAQEIEELDSKIAQALKVPVPEDLSNKLILRQAMASHQQQKRKSRIHLALAASVAFAVGLTVNMLQFSSAYNNVGDYAMAHVYYEQDNFSNDMPANITLASLNNKMSTFDGNFIDMIGQLIAADYCRFDGIKSLHLVFQGESSPVNVFIVPERDEVAFAEAFSDEKLNGKSFKHGKNQVIVVGDKTESLNQWKENINKNIQWSI encoded by the coding sequence GTGGATGATTTGCAGTTTAGGCGACATTTGTATGCTGCACCCAATAGTCAGGATCCGGAATTTTTAGCTGCCAAGCAGGCGGATGAGTCTCGCGCACAATTTGCTCAAGAAATTGAGGAATTAGACAGTAAAATAGCGCAAGCACTAAAAGTACCTGTACCAGAGGATTTGAGTAATAAGCTGATCTTGCGTCAAGCGATGGCAAGTCATCAGCAACAAAAGCGCAAAAGTCGTATTCATTTGGCGTTAGCAGCATCCGTTGCTTTTGCCGTTGGCTTAACCGTTAATATGCTGCAGTTTTCAAGCGCCTATAACAACGTAGGTGACTACGCGATGGCGCATGTGTACTACGAGCAAGATAATTTTAGCAATGATATGCCGGCAAACATTACGTTGGCGTCGTTGAATAACAAAATGTCGACCTTTGACGGTAACTTTATCGACATGATTGGCCAGCTTATCGCCGCTGACTATTGCCGTTTCGATGGCATTAAGAGTTTACATTTAGTGTTTCAAGGAGAATCATCGCCAGTCAATGTGTTTATCGTACCTGAGCGTGACGAAGTGGCGTTTGCGGAAGCATTTAGCGATGAGAAACTCAATGGTAAGTCATTTAAGCATGGCAAAAACCAGGTGATTGTCGTTGGTGATAAAACAGAGTCACTCAACCAATGGAAAGAGAATATTAACAAAAATATTCAGTGGTCTATTTAG
- a CDS encoding sigma-70 family RNA polymerase sigma factor, with product MIKKIRNNLTTAKVSSSMSTKQVRYEALVKALHTDLFRYAYWLTHDKQVAEDLVQETFLRAWRALDSLKDEKAAKSWLITILRRENARRFERKRFDMGEYEEASITDHLSTSTEQEIENHWLRERIAKMPEEYREPLVLQVIGGFSGEDIAEMLGLNKNTVMTRLFRARNQLKDALDKEPVKRGNYSG from the coding sequence ATGATAAAAAAAATTCGAAATAATTTAACCACTGCTAAGGTCTCATCCAGCATGAGTACAAAACAAGTTAGATATGAAGCCTTAGTTAAAGCGTTACATACCGATTTATTCCGTTATGCGTATTGGTTAACTCATGACAAGCAAGTAGCGGAAGACCTAGTGCAAGAAACCTTTTTAAGAGCTTGGCGTGCGTTAGACTCATTGAAAGATGAAAAAGCCGCCAAGTCTTGGTTAATCACTATTTTACGTCGTGAAAATGCACGCCGCTTCGAGCGTAAACGTTTTGACATGGGCGAATATGAAGAAGCATCGATTACTGATCACCTATCGACCAGTACCGAGCAAGAAATCGAAAACCACTGGCTACGTGAGCGCATTGCAAAAATGCCAGAGGAATACCGTGAGCCACTTGTACTTCAGGTGATCGGTGGGTTTAGTGGCGAAGATATCGCCGAAATGCTTGGGCTCAATAAGAACACTGTCATGACACGGTTGTTCAGAGCGCGCAATCAGCTCAAAGATGCTTTAGACAAAGAACCAGTGAAAAGAGGTAACTATAGTGGATGA
- a CDS encoding BatD family protein, whose amino-acid sequence MLWLVTLITVGLCFSPTSLALSKITASVDKNPVTVKESVVLTIVADDDVDSNALDTSKLLADFIVGRTSVSSQTSMINFNTTRTTTWQTLLIPRRMGNITIPPLTIENQQTDPITLTVLDANDPAASQQRDVFITAQVSNTEVYVQQMLTLTVNIHIGAELKRGSLTEPELEGATIVQVGKDAESDTRVNGKRYRVITRTFSVTPQQSGEFVLRSPMFSGEIMMQSGRRNSFMSFGESKAISVLGDEVPITVKPMPASFSGHWLPSELLTLHEEWQPDTSSGEAFRVGEPITRTITLTAVGVSEEQLPDIELTAPQGIKIYPDQQTTHANAANGRHVSQAVSNFAIVISRPGQYTLPALEVPWFNTVTKRIEKAILPAKTIDVVAGEFAGAFPGEQGNTAPIASVDASSNPITGSAPSTSTAPVTVYQAHWLQWVFLSLWIATSLAWATTELTRRARKNSQSKQISEKNMPVSNAQLALIAACQQQDGHKAIGLLVAWFNQVNGASEQFIDEKGKAVETIAELKQVSQDTALNEAIDELQRYCFSGQACSWSGNALVSAINRISKQQQQKNADALPQLNP is encoded by the coding sequence ATGTTATGGCTAGTGACCTTGATAACAGTGGGACTATGCTTTTCACCAACAAGCCTTGCGCTCAGTAAAATCACCGCAAGCGTTGATAAAAACCCGGTCACGGTCAAAGAATCCGTTGTCCTTACCATAGTTGCAGACGATGATGTTGACTCTAACGCGCTTGATACATCAAAGCTGTTAGCTGACTTTATTGTCGGTCGCACGTCAGTGAGTTCGCAAACAAGCATGATTAATTTCAACACGACTCGCACCACGACGTGGCAGACGCTATTAATTCCCCGTCGAATGGGCAATATCACGATTCCGCCGCTGACCATTGAAAACCAGCAAACCGATCCCATCACCTTGACTGTGCTCGATGCCAATGACCCAGCGGCGAGCCAACAACGCGATGTTTTTATCACAGCACAAGTGTCTAATACCGAAGTGTATGTGCAACAAATGCTGACCTTGACGGTTAACATTCACATTGGTGCCGAATTAAAGCGTGGCAGTTTAACGGAGCCAGAGCTTGAAGGCGCAACCATAGTGCAAGTGGGCAAAGATGCTGAATCTGACACCCGCGTCAATGGTAAGCGTTATCGCGTGATCACGCGCACCTTCTCGGTGACGCCACAACAAAGCGGTGAGTTTGTCTTACGATCACCAATGTTTAGCGGTGAAATCATGATGCAATCGGGTCGCCGTAATAGCTTTATGTCATTTGGTGAAAGTAAAGCCATTAGCGTCTTAGGTGACGAAGTGCCAATTACCGTAAAACCCATGCCAGCAAGCTTTTCAGGTCATTGGTTACCCAGCGAATTACTAACCCTGCACGAAGAATGGCAACCGGATACTTCCTCAGGCGAAGCGTTTCGCGTTGGTGAGCCAATCACTCGTACCATCACCTTAACTGCGGTTGGCGTGAGCGAAGAGCAATTACCCGATATCGAGTTAACGGCACCGCAAGGGATTAAAATTTACCCCGATCAGCAAACCACACATGCTAATGCGGCAAATGGCCGCCATGTCAGCCAAGCGGTGAGTAATTTTGCGATCGTCATTAGTAGACCGGGTCAATACACCTTGCCAGCGCTAGAAGTTCCTTGGTTTAACACAGTTACCAAGCGCATCGAAAAAGCGATATTACCGGCCAAAACCATTGACGTGGTAGCAGGTGAATTTGCTGGAGCATTTCCTGGAGAACAGGGCAATACAGCCCCCATCGCAAGTGTCGATGCCAGTTCAAACCCAATAACGGGCAGCGCACCTTCAACAAGCACAGCGCCAGTTACTGTTTATCAGGCGCATTGGCTACAATGGGTGTTTTTGAGTTTGTGGATAGCGACTAGCCTTGCTTGGGCAACGACAGAGCTGACTCGCCGAGCGCGAAAGAACAGCCAAAGTAAGCAAATTAGTGAAAAAAACATGCCCGTAAGCAACGCACAATTGGCGCTGATTGCCGCCTGCCAGCAACAAGACGGTCACAAGGCAATAGGCTTGCTCGTTGCTTGGTTTAATCAAGTAAACGGCGCATCTGAGCAATTTATAGATGAAAAAGGCAAAGCCGTTGAAACCATCGCCGAGCTAAAACAAGTTAGCCAAGACACAGCGCTGAATGAAGCAATTGACGAGTTACAGCGCTATTGCTTTAGTGGTCAAGCGTGTTCATGGTCAGGCAATGCACTGGTTAGTGCTATCAATCGCATCAGTAAACAGCAACAACAAAAGAATGCTGACGCGTTACCTCAATTAAACCCATAA
- a CDS encoding vWA domain-containing protein — translation MTEFHFIRPLWLLALIALPVIVWLIKRLQVSHSSWSSILPPHLAARMMEQGGPSKGLSVIPACVMYALAILALAGPTWQKLPQPVYQVERGSVIVMDMSYSMYATDLSPNRLTRARFKAVDLLDSLNEGDIGLVAYAGDAFVISPLTQDINNIKLLLPSLSPELMPALGSNPLAALDLAQQMLANAGHVEGDIYWFTDGIDQEDIRDLNDWSAQYPHTVNILGIGSRQGAPIKLPNGELLKDDRGAIVVPRLSDQYLYGVAGKSSGEYQTIRNDNADVEALINNAKLAQEKNESPEELASSEQNLGDQNLGDQWQEAGPYLLVAVLLLLLPYFRRGVLLGLLPAALLLTPSEQALALDWQSLWQTKDQQGQKAFDQQAFEQAAKTFNDPMWKGSAMYKAGDFQGAAKAFAELDSAQGYYNQGNALAKMQQFDEAINAYEQALAMSPEHSDAKANKALIEELKNQQQNQQNSDNDSEQNADNSSDKESQQQGDDSQGDQSQNQQDQQSDAEQNNEQSSDQQDSAQQNSDQQNNAQENNEQNNSQQDQSPPDSGSQQPEPSDSENTPENEQAGDPQAQQSQAPEETNQQAQAGSLGDPQDQEQAQKHQQLLKKVTDDPYLLLRNKMQLEYQKRRQEGSNNGVKKKW, via the coding sequence ATGACAGAGTTTCATTTTATTCGACCACTTTGGCTACTAGCACTCATTGCGCTACCCGTCATCGTTTGGTTAATTAAGCGCCTGCAAGTAAGCCATAGCAGTTGGTCGAGTATTTTACCGCCACATTTAGCCGCGAGAATGATGGAGCAAGGTGGCCCATCCAAAGGCTTATCAGTTATCCCTGCTTGTGTAATGTATGCTTTAGCCATTTTGGCGCTCGCAGGCCCGACTTGGCAAAAGCTCCCACAGCCAGTGTATCAGGTTGAGCGAGGTTCGGTCATCGTAATGGATATGTCTTATTCCATGTACGCAACGGATTTATCACCCAACCGTTTAACGCGTGCACGCTTTAAGGCCGTTGATTTACTGGATAGTCTTAACGAAGGCGATATTGGTTTAGTGGCCTACGCCGGCGATGCATTTGTGATTAGCCCACTAACGCAAGATATCAATAACATCAAGTTACTGTTGCCTTCACTTAGCCCAGAGCTAATGCCTGCGCTGGGCAGTAACCCACTTGCAGCACTCGACCTTGCCCAGCAGATGCTAGCCAATGCTGGGCACGTCGAAGGGGATATTTATTGGTTTACCGACGGTATCGACCAAGAGGATATTCGAGACTTAAACGACTGGTCAGCGCAATATCCGCACACAGTGAATATTTTAGGTATCGGCTCTCGTCAAGGCGCGCCGATCAAATTACCCAACGGCGAGCTGCTCAAAGATGATCGCGGCGCAATTGTCGTGCCTAGACTTTCAGATCAATATTTATATGGCGTTGCAGGAAAAAGTAGCGGCGAATACCAAACCATTCGCAATGACAACGCCGACGTCGAAGCGTTAATTAACAATGCCAAACTCGCCCAAGAGAAAAACGAGAGCCCGGAGGAATTAGCTAGCAGCGAGCAGAATTTAGGTGATCAAAATTTAGGAGACCAGTGGCAAGAAGCTGGCCCTTACTTGCTGGTTGCCGTGTTGCTGTTACTACTCCCCTATTTTCGTCGTGGTGTGTTGTTGGGGCTATTACCAGCAGCTTTGCTACTCACCCCCAGTGAGCAGGCGCTGGCGCTTGACTGGCAAAGCCTGTGGCAAACTAAAGATCAACAAGGCCAAAAAGCCTTTGATCAGCAAGCATTCGAGCAAGCAGCCAAGACGTTTAACGATCCCATGTGGAAAGGCTCGGCTATGTACAAGGCCGGCGATTTTCAAGGAGCGGCAAAAGCCTTTGCTGAATTAGACAGTGCGCAAGGCTATTACAATCAGGGCAACGCGCTGGCTAAAATGCAGCAATTTGACGAAGCGATTAACGCCTATGAGCAAGCATTAGCGATGTCACCTGAACACAGCGATGCAAAAGCTAACAAAGCATTGATTGAAGAGTTGAAAAACCAACAACAAAATCAGCAAAACTCAGATAATGACTCAGAGCAAAACGCTGACAATAGCTCAGACAAGGAAAGTCAACAGCAAGGTGATGACAGCCAAGGCGACCAATCGCAAAACCAACAAGATCAACAAAGCGATGCTGAGCAAAACAACGAGCAGAGTTCAGACCAACAGGACAGCGCCCAGCAAAATAGTGATCAGCAAAACAACGCTCAAGAAAACAATGAGCAAAACAATAGCCAGCAAGATCAATCACCTCCTGATAGCGGCTCACAGCAACCGGAGCCATCGGATTCAGAAAATACGCCTGAAAACGAGCAAGCAGGAGATCCGCAAGCACAACAAAGCCAAGCGCCCGAAGAGACTAATCAACAAGCTCAGGCAGGAAGCTTAGGTGACCCGCAAGATCAAGAGCAAGCGCAAAAACATCAACAACTGCTCAAGAAAGTCACAGACGACCCGTACTTATTGCTACGTAACAAAATGCAGTTGGAATATCAAAAAAGACGCCAAGAAGGTTCAAATAACGGAGTTAAGAAAAAGTGGTAA
- a CDS encoding vWA domain-containing protein has translation MISFAWPYLLLALPLPLLVYFLPAKRQVQVAALKVPALVTGLDAGAQTDTSKKLSIAVLCLVWILLVIAASRPQWLGEPIDIPTEGREMMIAVDLSGSMRVEDMSLNGSTVNRLQMLKVLLGDFIERRVGDRLGLILFGDDAYMQTPMTFDRETVGQMLDETVLGLVGQKTAIGDAIGLAVKRFEQKAESNRVLLLLTDGQNTAGKITPEQALELAVAKGITIYTIGIGADVMLQRSLFGMRQVNPSSELDEKTLTELAEQTGGRYFRARDSESMAQIYQLLDQLEPVEQDQQQMRPLTALFFWPLGLAMVIATLHLLWLNLPNARRFNQLLGEKKEA, from the coding sequence ATGATTAGTTTTGCTTGGCCATACTTACTACTCGCATTGCCACTCCCTTTACTGGTGTATTTTTTACCCGCTAAACGACAAGTACAAGTTGCTGCGCTCAAAGTTCCTGCACTGGTTACAGGGTTAGACGCTGGCGCGCAAACCGACACCAGTAAAAAACTTTCCATCGCGGTACTTTGTTTAGTGTGGATTTTATTAGTGATTGCCGCCAGTCGCCCACAATGGCTAGGTGAGCCCATTGATATTCCCACCGAAGGGCGCGAAATGATGATTGCCGTCGATTTATCGGGCAGTATGCGCGTTGAAGACATGTCCCTTAACGGCAGCACAGTTAATCGATTACAAATGCTCAAAGTGTTGTTAGGCGACTTTATTGAGCGCCGTGTTGGTGATCGCCTTGGCCTGATTCTGTTTGGCGATGACGCTTACATGCAAACCCCGATGACTTTTGATCGCGAAACAGTGGGGCAAATGCTGGATGAAACCGTACTCGGCTTGGTCGGCCAAAAAACAGCGATTGGCGATGCCATTGGTTTGGCGGTAAAGCGCTTTGAGCAAAAAGCAGAATCAAACCGCGTGTTGCTGTTACTCACCGATGGACAAAACACCGCAGGAAAAATAACCCCAGAGCAAGCATTAGAGCTGGCTGTCGCTAAGGGCATAACGATTTACACGATAGGTATTGGCGCTGATGTCATGCTCCAACGCTCATTGTTTGGTATGCGCCAAGTCAACCCGTCAAGCGAGTTAGATGAAAAGACCCTAACCGAGCTTGCCGAGCAAACTGGAGGCCGATATTTTCGCGCGCGCGACAGTGAATCAATGGCACAAATTTATCAGCTACTCGATCAGCTCGAGCCGGTTGAGCAAGATCAGCAGCAAATGCGGCCACTGACTGCATTGTTTTTCTGGCCGTTGGGGTTAGCCATGGTTATCGCTACATTGCATTTATTGTGGCTTAATCTGCCAAATGCTAGACGGTTCAATCAGCTACTTGGCGAAAAAAAGGAAGCTTAA
- a CDS encoding DUF4381 domain-containing protein: MDPLAQLKDIHLPTPVSDLPIAPGWWILLVLAISLCVWSVMAWVRYRKVRKTQRKLLAALASADTLASSSQLLKLALVSYYPRQDTAKLFGSNLRAFLVAALPPKKQASFDQLMPENIAGIYQANADINLNDFNQAIRFWLTHALPAPKAHKKTYTNKMKTNAVRGQDD; the protein is encoded by the coding sequence ATGGATCCGTTAGCGCAACTAAAAGATATCCATCTACCCACCCCAGTATCCGATCTACCTATTGCCCCAGGCTGGTGGATATTACTTGTGCTCGCCATCAGCCTTTGTGTGTGGTCAGTAATGGCATGGGTGCGCTATCGCAAGGTGCGAAAAACGCAGCGAAAATTATTAGCAGCGCTTGCAAGCGCTGACACCTTAGCGAGCAGTAGCCAACTGCTCAAGCTTGCTTTGGTCAGCTATTACCCTCGTCAAGATACCGCTAAGCTATTCGGCAGTAACTTGCGAGCTTTCTTGGTAGCGGCTTTGCCGCCTAAGAAACAAGCCAGTTTTGACCAGCTAATGCCAGAAAATATCGCAGGTATTTATCAAGCCAATGCCGACATTAACCTCAATGATTTTAACCAAGCCATTCGCTTTTGGTTAACCCATGCGCTGCCTGCTCCAAAGGCACACAAAAAAACGTATACAAATAAAATGAAGACCAACGCTGTTAGAGGTCAAGATGATTAG
- a CDS encoding DUF58 domain-containing protein produces MKWFSRQSDTDKFAVLTQTLNELKSDGLTLTIDELLRYQSKTSLIDLKASRNQTSRMSGNYLSRSKGRGMEFDEVRHYQHGDDIRAIDWRVTARTGKTHTKLYREEIERPVLIATDLSTSMLFGSQLLCKSVQAAHIAALVAWHAKARGDRLGGMVFNETSHQECKPRSRKQGVLHYLHHLEAMHAQSYNEQTNLAEHDFVTAFAQNCQRLRQLSKPGSLVYLITDGHAIGSESVRHLSQLSRHCELIVCLITDPLEVALPSSAQRLNVAMTDGSQRQQVTLGDQHAAQTYHDKVSDLMTERQQLFRQAGARLLTLSAGESLEQQLIDGAHQWIR; encoded by the coding sequence ATGAAATGGTTCAGTCGCCAAAGCGACACAGACAAATTTGCCGTACTCACGCAAACGCTAAATGAGCTAAAAAGTGATGGCCTAACCCTCACTATCGACGAGTTGTTGCGTTATCAAAGTAAAACCAGCTTGATTGACTTGAAGGCCTCGCGCAATCAAACCTCACGTATGTCGGGTAACTATTTATCGCGCAGTAAAGGCCGAGGCATGGAGTTTGACGAAGTTCGCCATTATCAGCACGGTGACGACATTCGCGCGATTGATTGGCGCGTGACGGCCCGCACGGGGAAAACGCACACCAAACTTTACCGCGAAGAAATTGAGCGCCCGGTGTTAATTGCCACAGATCTCAGTACTAGCATGCTCTTTGGCAGCCAGTTATTGTGCAAGTCTGTACAAGCTGCCCATATTGCCGCCTTGGTGGCTTGGCATGCTAAAGCGCGCGGTGATCGCTTAGGTGGTATGGTATTTAACGAAACCAGTCACCAAGAGTGTAAGCCAAGATCGCGCAAGCAAGGGGTGCTGCACTACCTTCACCACCTCGAAGCCATGCATGCGCAAAGCTACAACGAGCAAACCAACCTAGCCGAACATGACTTTGTCACCGCGTTTGCGCAAAATTGCCAGCGCCTAAGGCAGTTGTCTAAGCCGGGCAGCCTTGTGTATTTGATTACCGATGGTCACGCCATTGGCAGCGAAAGTGTTCGCCACTTGTCACAATTAAGCCGCCATTGCGAGCTCATTGTTTGCTTGATCACTGACCCGCTGGAAGTTGCCTTACCCAGTTCAGCCCAACGTTTAAACGTGGCGATGACCGATGGCAGCCAGCGCCAACAAGTCACCTTGGGCGATCAACACGCAGCACAAACTTATCACGACAAAGTGAGCGATTTAATGACAGAGCGCCAGCAGCTATTTCGCCAAGCAGGCGCTCGGTTACTGACCTTGTCAGCAGGCGAATCACTTGAACAGCAGCTAATCGACGGAGCGCACCAATGGATCCGTTAG
- a CDS encoding AAA family ATPase gives MTIEHFSTLKEHLSQQIIGQQDMVENLLIALLANGHLIVEGPPGLAKTRAVNALADGLEADFHRVQFTPDLLPADLTGTDIYRPEDGTFVFQSGPLFRNLVLADEINRAPAKVQSALLEAMAEGQITVGRKTYQLPELFLVMATQNPLEQEGTYPLPEAQLDRFLMHLDVSYPDAASELEILKLNRGEALKVESKPLRTLSQAEIFAAREEVLKIHMAPAVEQYIVDLIIATRQPEKYDDKLKQWLAFGASPRATIALDRCARARAWLHNRDFVSPEDVQAVVHNVLRHRLLLTYQAEAEGVTTNQVISHLLSLVAIA, from the coding sequence ATGACTATCGAGCATTTTTCAACTCTTAAAGAGCACTTATCTCAGCAAATTATTGGCCAGCAAGACATGGTCGAAAACCTGTTAATCGCCCTACTCGCCAATGGTCATCTAATTGTTGAGGGGCCACCGGGCCTTGCCAAAACACGCGCAGTTAACGCACTGGCAGATGGCTTAGAGGCCGATTTTCACCGCGTGCAATTTACCCCCGATTTATTACCCGCAGATTTAACCGGTACTGATATTTATCGCCCAGAAGACGGTACATTTGTCTTTCAATCAGGACCATTGTTTAGAAACCTGGTGTTAGCCGATGAAATCAACCGGGCGCCAGCCAAAGTGCAATCGGCACTACTTGAAGCCATGGCGGAAGGGCAAATTACCGTTGGCCGAAAAACTTATCAGTTACCAGAGCTGTTTTTAGTTATGGCAACGCAAAACCCGTTGGAGCAAGAAGGCACTTACCCACTGCCAGAAGCGCAATTAGATCGCTTTTTAATGCACCTCGACGTTAGCTACCCCGACGCAGCCAGTGAATTGGAGATATTGAAACTCAATCGCGGCGAAGCATTAAAAGTAGAAAGCAAACCACTGCGCACACTATCGCAAGCAGAAATTTTTGCCGCTCGAGAAGAAGTATTAAAAATTCACATGGCACCAGCGGTTGAGCAATATATTGTTGATTTGATCATTGCCACTCGCCAACCGGAAAAATATGACGACAAGCTCAAACAATGGCTCGCGTTTGGCGCCAGCCCACGAGCCACTATTGCGCTCGATCGCTGTGCGCGTGCACGAGCGTGGCTACACAACCGCGACTTTGTCAGCCCAGAAGATGTTCAAGCAGTTGTTCACAATGTGTTACGACACCGCTTACTGTTGACCTACCAAGCCGAAGCCGAAGGGGTGACGACCAACCAAGTAATTAGCCACTTATTGTCTTTGGTGGCAATAGCTTAG